A window of [Clostridium] innocuum genomic DNA:
ATTCCCTTTTTCATTTTTCAATCCTCTATATAGTTTGTAATAATTTTCTAAATTACAGTAGTGTAAAACGATGATTATGGATACTCTTCGATCCGTAATCGTGACTGCTCTTTTTTCCTGTATGTCACATGCCACGCACTGTGGTATAATGGGGTATAGATTACAGCACCCGAAGAATAAAAAATGAAGCATTTCATTCTTTATGGTAGGTTGTTATAGCGCTATTATGGGAACTGTGCAGCATAATCGAACGGCTCTGCCCCATGATGGGAAACGAAAGTATTTTCTTTCATAACAGTGATCAGGAGGATATCATAATGGAATTAAGAGTACTTCAATATTTTCTTACAATCGCACGTGAACAAAGCATATCCGGTGCAGCAGAATTTCTGCATATATCTCAGCCGACGTTATCCAGACAGATGAAGGATATGGAGGATGAGCTGGGAAAACAGCTGTTTATCCGCAGCAATCGAAAAATCACCTTAACGCAGGAAGGCAGGATTTTAAGAAAACGGGCAGAGGAAATCCTTGATCTGGTAAAGAAGACCGAGGATGAGATCACCTTACAAGATAATGTGACAGAGGGAGATCTTTATATCGGAGCAGGTGAAACACATGCGGTATCCATTTTGATCCATGCCGTTCAGCAGCTGCAAAAGCAGCAGTTTCAGCTCCGCCTGCACATTTCCAGTGGAGATACAAAGGATGTGCTGGATGATCTGGATAAGGGGCTGATCGACTTTGGACTTGTGTTTGGTATTTTTGACAAATCGAAATACGATTATATTGAGCTGCCCTGCAAAGATACGTATGGTATTTTAATGCGAAAGGATAGTGAGCTTGCGGAAAAAGATGTCATCGTGCCAGAGGATTTATGGGATAAGCCTCTGATTTGCAGTCGTAATTCCAAAAATAATGAAGATAATATTTTCCAGTGGCTGCAAAAAGATCCTACTCAGCTGAACATCATCGCAACCTTCAACCTTCTATACAACGGTTCTGTCATGGTGGAAAACGGTATCGGCTATTCCTTTGCTTTAGACAACATCATTCATACATCGGATGAATCCTCCATCTGCTTTAAGCCTTTAGAGCCACCCCTGCGTGTCGGTATGACATTGATATGGAAAAAATATCAGATTTTCTCCAAAGCTTCTGAAAAATTTCTAAAGCAGCTGCAAACCGGAATAGCAAATATGGAGAAGGACACATAGCGGGATGCCGTATCCATCCTGATTCAAATAACGTCAATTTCTCTAATACGTAAATATAACCTCTTTGTTTCCTTCCATGCCTGTGCAAGTGCCTCTGCGTCATCCACCTTTCCAAGGGATGTGTAGGAATATGCAGTGGTAAAATCTTTATAGAACAGCATCGGGCAATCCCTGCCAAACAGCTTTACATCACCGGTATGAATTTTCGTTGCACGCTGTGCATCTGTTGGCAGATTCTCATCCATATATGCGAAAAGCTCATTTCCATTCGGCTCCTGCATCGTTACCGTCATGGGGAAACGCTTTAAAAATGCACGGGCAGATTCAGAATCATGCAAGGATAACGTGAACATCTTTGTACCGATGTGAGCCTTCACACGCTGCTGTTCTTCCTTTACTTTCTGTTTTTTGGATACCGTGTTATTTTTATATTTTGTGATATTTATCATTCCCTGCAACTTTTTGATATTATCCTTTCCGGAAACTGCTTCTCCCAGTGCATACAATGTATCCGAGGGCTGACCATTTTCATAAAACAGGACAATGTTGTTCCATGGCTTGTAATATGCCAGCGTGCCTGAAGAAGCTACAGCCTGTGGTGTATCCTGCATTTCCAGCTCCTTCAAGGGATAAAAGATTTTTTCATTATCGCTGTAGTCTTCCACGTTCACACGCAGCGGCAGCTGTTCGTAAAAAGACTTGGCAGCTGGTGATGAGAACAGCACAAAGCGTACCGTAGTATCGTGTTCGTCCTGTATCATGATTTCCATAGTACTTTCTTCCTTCACGGTGCCTCTGTCAGCGGGATTGTTTTTCCCCGCTGTTTGTCTTTGCCGAGTATAGCCAGCACACAGCAGCAATCCCATGACAGCCAGTATTTTTATAAAATGATCTTTCATATACCAAACCTTGATTTCCAACAGAAATCTCACATACTTTCTTTAAAGATCTGAAGGATTTCATCGCGGTTAAGAATCTTATAACCACCTTCCATAAGCAGTGTGGCATCCACAAGATCTTCCATCATATCCTCATGCACACCAAGCTCTGTAAGATGCATGATCAAACCGAGATCCTTCATCCACTGTTCCATGCGATCAAGACCTTCTTCCGCGATTTCCACTGGCGTTTTTCCTTGCGGATTCACATTCCAAACATTCTGTGCAAAGCGGACGAATTTTGACAGACCATACGAACAAAGGAAACGATAATATGCCATGGACACTGCTGCCAGCGTCATGCCATGCGTCGCATCCGTACAGGCTCCTACCGCCTGTCCCAGCATATGTACCATCCAGTCCGTTGTCTTACCTTTTGCGATCAGTGTGTTCAATGCCCAGGTTGCCGTCCACATGATGTTGCTGCGGGCTTCATAATCCTGAGGATTTTTTATAGCTGCATAGGAGGAATGAAGGATCGAACGCAGCAGTCCTTCACTGATATAATCGCTTGTATTGTCATCTTCTCCGGAAAAATACTGTTCACATATATGATTGAAAATATCATAGATACCGGAAACCATCTGATATTTGGGAAGGGAATACGTATATGTCGGATTCAGAATTGCGAATTTTGGAAATACGTTTTCACCAAACACATGACCGATTTTCAGCTTCTGTTCATGATTGGTGATCACCGCACCGCCGTTCATCTCCGAACCGGTCCCCACCATGGTAAGAATGCAGCCTACTGGAACAATCTCACAGGATACATCCTCCATCCGCAAATAATATTTCTCCCACGGATCTTCTTCGCAATGAATGGAAACAGATACAGCCTTGGCATAATCGCATACGGAGCCGCCTCCAACTGCCAATATGAAATCCACCTGATTTTTTCGTGCAATGTCACAGCCTTCCCGCAGCTTTTCCACGGTAGGATTTGGCATGACTCCGCCATCCTCATAGATTTCTTTTCCATTTGCCCGCAGTATTTCACATACTGCATCATAAACTCCGTTTTTCTTAATCGAACCTCCTCCATATACAAGTAAGATACGGTTGCCATAGTTTGATAACTCCTCATGCAAATGGGAAAGTGCATCCTCACCAAAATAGAGCTTTGTCGGGTTTACATAACTGAAATTTCCTAACATATACTGTCCTCCTTATTGCCCTGATAAGAGCCTCTCGTGTTTTCAACACGTTATGTTATTTTTTGCCACCTTGCTGTTTGTTCATGAGTACGATTCCCGATGTACTGTAGCCTTAGGATGTATGTGGCAGATGCTCAGGAAAGCGTGTTGCCTTATCCATCCCTCCGATTTCTCTACCCCAATCCAAATTTGACATACAGCTTATGATGTATTGATATGCTTTATTTTCTGATCAGCCTCCCTTTCATTTCCTATCATCATCATACCTTCTCTTTTTATATATGACAAATACTTATATCAAATAGTTTTCCATGCTTAAAAGGTATAGATGAGTATTATATCCATTACTTTTAAGGTATAGAAAAAATAAACAGTGCCATCTCACTGTTTAGATACTCATGCTAATAGAATGATATAAATTCTGTGTTGTATTTTTAAAAGAAAGAAGTTTTTCCTCAGCCACGGAAATGACATAAAACGAAACAGGTTTTTCGCCAGCTTATGAGAATGACATGAATCAAAAAATAAGAAATGCTGACTTATACAATCATTTCATCACAAGAGCATCCAAATTTCGCAAATAAAAAGTGCCAGTTTGATTGGCACTTCCTCTGTTTCTTTTATTCGACACCGAGAATGAAGCTGTACACCGGCTGATTACCGCTGTTCACTTCCACTTCAACATCGTATTTATCTTCAATGTAGGAAGCAATTCCCTGTGCTTCTTCTTCTGTGATATCCTCACCATAAATCAGTGTGACGATTTCACTTTCCTCATCCACCATGGCATCGATCAGATGACGTGTCGTATCCAGCTTATCCGGATTCGATACAATGATATCCTTTTCCAGAATACCCATATAATCACCTTCACGGATTTCCATACCCTCAAAGGTGGTATCCTTAATCGCATAGGTTACCTGTCCGGTTTTCACAAGTGCAATCGCATCGCTCATTTCTGAAAGGTTCATATCAAAATCCACTTCCGGATTGAACATGATGCATGCGCTCAGCCCCTGCGGAATCGTCTTTGTCGGAATAACCTCCACATGCTGATCCTCACAAACCGAAGCAGCCTGCTGTGCCGCAAGTACAATATTGGAATTGTTCGGAAGAATGAAGATATGCTCGGCATTCACCTTGTCGATTGCCTGTACAAAATCTTCTGTGGAAGGATTCATCGTCTGCCCGCCACTGATAACATAATCAGCACGAAGCTCTGTAAACATATCCTTTAAACCATCACCGGCCGCAACCGTGATGATCGCATATTTGCTTTTCGGCTGCTGTGGCGCCTCTTCTTTTTCAACTGCAGCATTCATCATGATGTTCTCATGCTGTTCCTGCATATTTTCAACCTTCAGCTTGACAAATTCGCCATAGCGCTGCCCCATGTTCAGGGCATCTCCCGGTGTCAGTGTATGCACATGCACCTTTACAATATCATCATCCTGCACACAGACAATGGAATTACCAATGCTTGCCAGAGAATCACGCAGAGAATCCTCTCTGAAATTTTTCATACCGCGCTCAGACAGGCGAATGATGAATTCCGTACAATAACCGAATTCCTCACTTTCCATGGATGCCTGAACACCCTCGCTTGCTTCGCCAGCTTCCTCTTTCTGAATTACAGTTCCCTTCATTGCAGAAAGGAAGCCTTCAAAAATCGTCACAAGACCGGCACCGCCGCTGTCCACGACACCGACTTCCTTCAGGACAGGCAACAGCTCCGGTGTACGAATCAGAGATTCCTTGGATTCCTCCACCATCTTCTCCATTACCTGCGTTACCGTTACATCCTGTGTAGAGGTTGCATAGGCATACGTATAATCAGCCGCCTCACGCACAACGGTCAGAATCGTTCCCTCAACAGGACGCATAACCGCCTTATACGCAACACGTGATCCCTGTACCAGTGCATTGGCCAGCTGGAATCCGTTGATTTCCTTCATGCCTTCCACACCCTGATACAGACCACGGAAAATCTGAGAGGTGATAACACCGGAGTTACCGCGTGCCCCCATCAGCAGTCCCTTGGACAATACCTTGGCGATTTCACAGACATCATCACTCGGACAAGCCAGCGCATCCTGTACGCCGGCATTGAATGTCAAAGACATATTTGTTCCCGTATCACCATCCGGTACCGGGAATACGTTTAATGCATCGATTTCACTGAATTTGTTGGACAGCAGATTCGCACCGCTGGCCAGCATATCCTTAAATAAACTTCCGTTAATTGTCTCCATATGCAGTACCCTATTTCATAACCTTTACATCCTGCACATAGACATTCACTTTTTTGAATTCCAGTTCCAGGGATTTTTCAAGCATATATTTCACACGTTGCTGCACTTCGTAAACAATCTCACTGATTTTTACTCCATGAGACACTACGATGTACAGGTCCAGCTCCAGATGATCTTCCTTCTGTCGAACCACAACACCTTTTGCGTAATTTTCTTTCTTTAACAGTTCTGCGATACCGTCCTTCAGAAATTTCTGAGAAGCCATTCCGACTACTCCATAGCATTCTGTCACAACACCGCCTGCCAATGAAGCAATGGCATCAATGGAAATTTCGATATTTCCATACTGTGTACTTTTAGAGATTGACATAATATTCCTCCTTACATCTTATTTATTATACCAAAAACCGTATAGATTTCCAAGAATGTTCCTTCTTTTCTTGCCTGTTTATTCTTTTTTACTGCAATTTTCGTTATGTATGGAATGCGTAGCGGCATCCGGCCATAAACAGACATTGCTTTTTTTCAGACGCTTCAGCGTCCCCAGATAATCGTTGAGCAGCGGCATGGACTCATAGGAGGTAAAAATGGTGTTGCCGTCCTGCATGATGATTTTCACCATATGCTTGTCATATGATGTTTCATACGGAACCATTTCCGATATCATCTGCACAATGGAATCCTCCACCTTCTGTTTTCCGCCAAAGCTTTTGGCAAGCTTTTTCCGCTCCGCAGCCGTAAAGCCGTCCACGAGCGGATAATTCACAATCGTATCCAGCATGGTGCTGTCGATTACCAGACTGCTTCCGTCATTCACCAATGCATAGTTTTTCCCATTATCGATATAATATCCGACAATGCTCTTTTCTTTCACTTCAATGGTAATGGCACCATCCAGTTCCTTATGTATAGTGGCAGCTTCAATCAGATCATCCTTCTCCAGCTTCCATTCCAGATAGAAGCGGGGGATGACGATATAGCGGCTGTCATAGGTCAGTCCTGCCTTTTGAAGAACCATTTGTTTCGTATAGAAGGAATTTCCTCTTACATCCAGTGATTTCACCTTTGAAAAATCACTGATAAAGTACAGCGCGGCAAGCGCGAGAGCAACCAGAAGAATCAGCAGTCGTTTCTTTCGTTTTTTCTTCCTGCGGTTCTTTTTCTTATTCTGAAGGGCCAGGTATTTCGCTTCGACGTCATCATAGAGAAGATCGTTTATATCTTCCAATTGAATTTCTCCACTTCCGTAATCAGCTCAACACCAAAACGGTCCTGTACTTCCTTCTGAATGACTTCTACCAGCTGTACTACATCCTCTGCCCTTGCATGATCTTCATTGACGATAAAATTCGCATGCTTTTCTGAAACCATCGCTCCGCCAATCCGTGTACCACGCATACCGATTTCTTCAATCAGCTGCCATGCCTGATGATCCTTAGGATTGCGAAACATACTGCCGGCACACGGCTTGTCCAGCGGCTGGGAATCCATACGGCGCTTTCTTCGGGAATCCATTAAATCACGAATTTCCTTCTGATCCCCCAGTTGCAGCTGCAGTCTTGCCCCCAGGATAATCCAGTCGCGGTGACTCTGAAAAATCGAGTGGCGGTATGCGTATTCCAGCTCCTCGACGCGCATAACAACTATCGAGCGGTCCTTTAAAATGTAAACCTCTTTCAGAATCTGTGATATGTCACTTTTATAAGCACCGGCATTCATGAAAACAGCGCCCCCAAGCGTACCGGGTATGCCACTGGCAAACTCCAGCCCGCTGAAGGATTTTTTCATCGCTTCATGTGCGAGCATGATGATGCTGGCACCCGCCTGTACCAGACAGGAGCCTTCCTCCTCGAAGAAAAAATCAGTAAAATAGCGGTCCAGACAAAGGATCGCCCCTTCATAATCATCGTCGCTGCAAAGGATATTGCTTCCCTTGCCGAATATCCGGTGCGGAATTCCTTCCTCCTCCAGAATGTCCAGTATCCGAAGCAGACACAGCTCATTTTTCGGATAAATAAAATATTTGCAAGTCCCGCCGATACGAAATGTCGTCCGCTTGGACAGCGGCACCCGGCATTCCACATCGCCATAGGACTGTAGTTTCATTTCTATATTCATCTATGTTCACCTTTTCATTTCATCGCACCAGTTCAGTATATCCTCACTCGCATTCGGTTTTCCAAGCGCTAACGAAGCGCTGTGCATGGAAGCACGCAGCAAATCATCCGACATGATGCGATCGATTGCGTTGGATAGTGCCTCCGCATTCAAATCCTTTTCCTCCAGCATGACAGCCGCCTTGTGATCAACCAGTACGCTGGCATTATAAAACTGATGGTTATGGGCAACATAGGGACTCGGCACCAGTATACTCGGTGTACCGAGTGCAGTGATTTCCGCTGCGGTTGTTGCGCCGGCACGACAGACGATCAGATCGACATGCGCCATAATATCCAGCTGTTTTACATAATCGACGACTTTTACATGCGGAGCATGAATCTGCTTACGCATCTCTTCGTAATTGTTTTTCCCTGTCACAAACAGGATCTGATACCGTTCACTCACAGCAGGCAGTGCATCCTTCATGATGGCATTGACCGATGTGGAACCCAATGACCCCATAACAACCAGGATCAGCGGCTTGTGCAGGCTCAGACCGAGTGATAAAAAGTAGTCCCTGTCAAATTTGGCATGGACCGCATTGGTTGCACGGGGATTTCCCAGCAGTCTGGTTTTTTCTCTGCCGAACTCCTCAAAGCATTTTTCATAACAGATGACGATCGCATCCATATACTTAGCAACCATTTTATTAGAAACTCCGACAATGGAGTTTTGTTCATGGATCATGGTAGCTACATGCTTATGATGTGCCGCCAGCATGACAGGTGCACTCACATAGCCTCCAAAGCCAATCGCAATATCCGGTTTAAATTCATCAATGATCCTGCAGGCTTTTCGGTAACAGTTCATCATCAACAGCAGTGCCCTGCACTTGTTGAAGACATTTCCTGTCAGTCCGCTGGCATGCAGTCCCTGAAAGGCGTAACCATGGGACGGTACTTCACTGGCCTCCATTCGATCATCATTCCCCACAAACAATATCTCAATATCCCCATAGCGCTCTTTTGCGGCATCCGCCAGCGCCAGGGCAGGATAGATATGACCTCCGGTCCCTCCAGTGGCAATCAGCATTCTCATGTAATCACTCCTTGTTTTTTATTATACCATAGGAAGACGTGTTACTGCGCAGTAAATTTTATGTTTTTCAGCTTTCATTTGCAATGCTCATCAAGAGCCCCATGCTGCCCATCATGACCACAAGCGAGCTGCCTCCGTAGGATATAAAGGGGAGGGTGATGCCTGTAACCGGAAACAGACCGACAACAACGCCCAGATTGATCATCACCTGAATGGCAAACAGCGAGATCAAGCCGATAGCGACATAGCACAGATAAGGATCACTGCTGTTTTTGGCAATCTTCACGCCCTGATAAATCACCATCAGAAATAAGGTGATAAGGATACAGCAGCCGATAAAGCCGAATTCCTCGGCGAAGATGGCAAAGATGAAATCCGTCTGCGGCTCCGGCAGATAGAAATGCTTCTGCATGCTGTTATCAAAGCCGACACCCAAAATCCCTCCCGGTGAGATGGCAAACAATGACTGTATGATCTGAAAGCCTGCCCCCAGCGGGTCCTTCCACGGATCGATAAAGGAGGTGATACGGGCAAGGCGGTAGGGCGCGGATATGATCAGTCCACCCAGACCGGCAGCCCCCAGCATACCGACTCGCACAAAATAAGAAAGCGGTGAATCCGCCGCCAACACCATG
This region includes:
- a CDS encoding LysR family transcriptional regulator, producing MELRVLQYFLTIAREQSISGAAEFLHISQPTLSRQMKDMEDELGKQLFIRSNRKITLTQEGRILRKRAEEILDLVKKTEDEITLQDNVTEGDLYIGAGETHAVSILIHAVQQLQKQQFQLRLHISSGDTKDVLDDLDKGLIDFGLVFGIFDKSKYDYIELPCKDTYGILMRKDSELAEKDVIVPEDLWDKPLICSRNSKNNEDNIFQWLQKDPTQLNIIATFNLLYNGSVMVENGIGYSFALDNIIHTSDESSICFKPLEPPLRVGMTLIWKKYQIFSKASEKFLKQLQTGIANMEKDT
- a CDS encoding iron-containing alcohol dehydrogenase, with translation MLGNFSYVNPTKLYFGEDALSHLHEELSNYGNRILLVYGGGSIKKNGVYDAVCEILRANGKEIYEDGGVMPNPTVEKLREGCDIARKNQVDFILAVGGGSVCDYAKAVSVSIHCEEDPWEKYYLRMEDVSCEIVPVGCILTMVGTGSEMNGGAVITNHEQKLKIGHVFGENVFPKFAILNPTYTYSLPKYQMVSGIYDIFNHICEQYFSGEDDNTSDYISEGLLRSILHSSYAAIKNPQDYEARSNIMWTATWALNTLIAKGKTTDWMVHMLGQAVGACTDATHGMTLAAVSMAYYRFLCSYGLSKFVRFAQNVWNVNPQGKTPVEIAEEGLDRMEQWMKDLGLIMHLTELGVHEDMMEDLVDATLLMEGGYKILNRDEILQIFKESM
- a CDS encoding DAK2 domain-containing protein, which translates into the protein METINGSLFKDMLASGANLLSNKFSEIDALNVFPVPDGDTGTNMSLTFNAGVQDALACPSDDVCEIAKVLSKGLLMGARGNSGVITSQIFRGLYQGVEGMKEINGFQLANALVQGSRVAYKAVMRPVEGTILTVVREAADYTYAYATSTQDVTVTQVMEKMVEESKESLIRTPELLPVLKEVGVVDSGGAGLVTIFEGFLSAMKGTVIQKEEAGEASEGVQASMESEEFGYCTEFIIRLSERGMKNFREDSLRDSLASIGNSIVCVQDDDIVKVHVHTLTPGDALNMGQRYGEFVKLKVENMQEQHENIMMNAAVEKEEAPQQPKSKYAIITVAAGDGLKDMFTELRADYVISGGQTMNPSTEDFVQAIDKVNAEHIFILPNNSNIVLAAQQAASVCEDQHVEVIPTKTIPQGLSACIMFNPEVDFDMNLSEMSDAIALVKTGQVTYAIKDTTFEGMEIREGDYMGILEKDIIVSNPDKLDTTRHLIDAMVDEESEIVTLIYGEDITEEEAQGIASYIEDKYDVEVEVNSGNQPVYSFILGVE
- a CDS encoding Asp23/Gls24 family envelope stress response protein, which encodes MSISKSTQYGNIEISIDAIASLAGGVVTECYGVVGMASQKFLKDGIAELLKKENYAKGVVVRQKEDHLELDLYIVVSHGVKISEIVYEVQQRVKYMLEKSLELEFKKVNVYVQDVKVMK
- a CDS encoding FtsQ-type POTRA domain-containing protein, producing the protein MEDINDLLYDDVEAKYLALQNKKKNRRKKKRKKRLLILLVALALAALYFISDFSKVKSLDVRGNSFYTKQMVLQKAGLTYDSRYIVIPRFYLEWKLEKDDLIEAATIHKELDGAITIEVKEKSIVGYYIDNGKNYALVNDGSSLVIDSTMLDTIVNYPLVDGFTAAERKKLAKSFGGKQKVEDSIVQMISEMVPYETSYDKHMVKIIMQDGNTIFTSYESMPLLNDYLGTLKRLKKSNVCLWPDAATHSIHNENCSKKE
- the murB gene encoding UDP-N-acetylmuramate dehydrogenase, translating into MNIEMKLQSYGDVECRVPLSKRTTFRIGGTCKYFIYPKNELCLLRILDILEEEGIPHRIFGKGSNILCSDDDYEGAILCLDRYFTDFFFEEEGSCLVQAGASIIMLAHEAMKKSFSGLEFASGIPGTLGGAVFMNAGAYKSDISQILKEVYILKDRSIVVMRVEELEYAYRHSIFQSHRDWIILGARLQLQLGDQKEIRDLMDSRRKRRMDSQPLDKPCAGSMFRNPKDHQAWQLIEEIGMRGTRIGGAMVSEKHANFIVNEDHARAEDVVQLVEVIQKEVQDRFGVELITEVEKFNWKI
- the murG gene encoding undecaprenyldiphospho-muramoylpentapeptide beta-N-acetylglucosaminyltransferase, which gives rise to MRMLIATGGTGGHIYPALALADAAKERYGDIEILFVGNDDRMEASEVPSHGYAFQGLHASGLTGNVFNKCRALLLMMNCYRKACRIIDEFKPDIAIGFGGYVSAPVMLAAHHKHVATMIHEQNSIVGVSNKMVAKYMDAIVICYEKCFEEFGREKTRLLGNPRATNAVHAKFDRDYFLSLGLSLHKPLILVVMGSLGSTSVNAIMKDALPAVSERYQILFVTGKNNYEEMRKQIHAPHVKVVDYVKQLDIMAHVDLIVCRAGATTAAEITALGTPSILVPSPYVAHNHQFYNASVLVDHKAAVMLEEKDLNAEALSNAIDRIMSDDLLRASMHSASLALGKPNASEDILNWCDEMKR
- the ftsW gene encoding putative lipid II flippase FtsW, with product MFSRKCRTLTVLILLLVVIGVIMVGSSSRVWASAKFDDASYFMSRQAVFALIGVFVMYVASRISLTKLRRYGKKLFILCVIALILVLIPGLGIQRNGSRSWFGVGSFLIQPSEFFKIAIIIYVADFLAKRYRIKTFKRDLLFPAFLVMLGFGLILLQPDFGSGMVMVCSIVVMVLAADSPLSYFVRVGMLGAAGLGGLIISAPYRLARITSFIDPWKDPLGAGFQIIQSLFAISPGGILGVGFDNSMQKHFYLPEPQTDFIFAIFAEEFGFIGCCILITLFLMVIYQGVKIAKNSSDPYLCYVAIGLISLFAIQVMINLGVVVGLFPVTGITLPFISYGGSSLVVMMGSMGLLMSIANES